One Podospora pseudopauciseta strain CBS 411.78 chromosome 4, whole genome shotgun sequence genomic window, TAAACTTCGGCCGGCGACATCATTCAACTTTGCATGCTCCATACGAAATTGAACAAGATTGGGGAGTCTTGTCCGTATGGCATCGAAAACCACTTTCCAAGCACCGTCAAACTTGTGAAGGgtccaacctcttccccgATCCGCGATAAACTTCCAGTCATGGGTGGTAAGGTCGTTCCACTTCTCGATGTCGTCGCTGGCGTATTCCAAGTACGAGACAATCATACATCGGTTCAGGCAGAGTGTTTCGAGCGTGGTTTGGGCTGGAACCCAGTCGAACTGGTCGTGGTGGCCAATGACATACTCCCCCAATATCAGCGTTTTGAGATTGGGGAAATGCAGACCCTTTCCATCAAAATACCCGGGGGCAACCCCCCAGCACTCGCCGAAAGTTATGTTGAGTGATGTGAGCCGGCTGGCGAAACAGGGGAGGAACTCCTCCTGAAGCCAGGGCTCAAAGGTGAAACGCTCGTCATAGTACAGGTCGTAGTCGGGGCCGTCGTCGTGATCCTCCTGAGCGACCAAAAGACGCAGCTCTGTGATGTCCTCGATGACCGAGCGGAAGAGGCCGGTTTCCAAAAACTCGGTGAACGGCATATTTTGCAGGTTCTCGATGGTGAGAGatgtgatgggggtgatgaaTTGGTTGGCACGGGATTTCCGCCGTTGGATCGCTTTGAACACGTTCTCAATTGTGTGCATCCGGGTAGAAAAGGTTTCCACGATTTCTTCGCGGTAGCCGCTTTTCTCGACGCCTTCACACCCTTCTGTGAAGCGAATGTTGACAGCCCGGAGGTTGGGCAAGCTTCCGAGGCCTTGGATCGCTGTCACGAACTCGGGCCAGTCTCCCGAGTCCCACGAACACCATGTTTCATAATCGCGCTCTAGTTGGCGGTAATAGCTGCGCGGTGGCGGGCGGACACTGTAAACCTCGGCTTCACGGGCAGCTTGCTGTACGGCCGGACTGTTGACAATTTGCTTCCACGTGTCGAACGCCTTGTCGTTTCCGTTGTGCATGAGAGCGATGGTTCGGAAGAGATGCTTTGTTGCGAGAGCGTTCCATTGGCGACAGACTAGACGGGCATTTCGAAGACTTTCTGGCCTCACCGCTGCTCCAAGATGACGGTATCGATTCATTTTGTCAGGCTTTTCCTTTTCAAGGCAGTCAAAAATGAGATCCAGGACCTCTGTTGGAATGGAATCGATCCCCATGTTGAACAGTATGGAGGTGGTGCTGAGATGAGCTGGAGAATCAGGGGAAAAGTCGGTTCTTTATCAATCATGAAGATCAATTGGATGTGCAGGCAGCCGCCGCATATGTTGGGTTCAAGGAGCAATGCTCACTAAACCATTCTCGTAGCAGGCGGCAGCTCCGTTGGTCCAGTCAAAGCTCTCTCTGCCTAAGGTACGGTCCTAATTATTCCCGGCTTAGCCCCTATTACCAACCTCAGGGGGTAGTTATGTTGCAGCCATCATGCAAGACACATTGGGCAGCAGAGCCTAGTCGAAATATAGCGTATAATTGACCGTCTCTGAAGGCTAGGTTGCCACGATGTTCATGCCGATTCCCATCCCGTGAGCTGTAGGAAAacagacgacgacggtgGAAACCACCTTACAAGCCATGCATGACAGTCCACACATTGGAGCAAATCTGGTGACTGGCCAGAGAGATAATGAAGACTTATTACCATACATAGTCTTCGGCTGGGTAAAACCCTACTTTTTACGACATCTGATTAGATACCCCGAAACAAACCTctcacctcctcttcctcacccctccaaccacaTACACCCctttctccctccacccaaccctctcaccaccaccatcatacCCCCCCATCATAGGCACCATatcctcttccctctccctccaccttaccccctccccccaacccctcacccACTCCATCCCCGTcctaacaaccccccccaactcccccgtccaccacaaccccatcaaaACAACCCCGACCGTCACCGGCACCGCAGTAACCCAATAAGCCCACTGCCCAACCTCCATATCCCTCACGTCAGCCGAATTCATCCCAAAAATGCTCGCAATCGAGCTCAACGGCAGAAAAACAATCGTCACAATCGTAAACGCGTAAATCGCCCTCTCCTGCCTGTCACGGGTGGTATCCAGCTTATTCCTATTAAACTCCTCCAAATGCGAAGCATGGCTCCGCAGTTCACTAAACTCCTTGTCGCGGCGGTCGGTAAAGCTGATTATCTCATCGATGAGTAGTTGTCTGTATCCGTGGGTACTGACGGTTATGTCTGGGGAGGGGAGTTGCGTGTAGGTGTACATCCCCCTGTGACTCGCATGGGGGTGGCGGGGTTGCATCCTCCAGTTCCGCGTTGAACTCTGCGACATTGCGTCAAAGATTGACCTCTGCCACGCGACGGTCCATTGGACGATGGACACTTCTTGTTTGAGCCTCCCCAGTTTGTACTCGTGGGTGCgggtggagggtttggtggtgatgtcggaTTCGATGGTGTCGAGATAGGAAGAGTAGGTCTCGCTGATGTCGGGAAGGGCGGGGGTGATGTCTTTGAGAAGCTGCATGCTtatgagggagaagaggtcCGTTGGGAGGATGACTGATCTATCGAAAAGGGTTCGTTCGAACGAGTTGGCGACTGATTGGATCATGGTGTCGGTTCCTTggcggagggaggagaggccgGAGTCGAGGAGGAATTCGGAGCGGGTCGTGtttttgggggagatggcgaggccgaggaggatgtggatcCAGGCGTCGACGAGGAGCCAGGGGGTGTGGACTTTTTCGAGGTCTTCTGGGGAGGCGGCGCTGAATGTGGcgttgaaggaggagagggcagcAATTTGTCGGTCGAGAGTCTTGGTGACTTCGTTTCGCTGGCGGGAAAGCTTCTCCACTTGCAAGGACCGTTTTGCTTTGTTTATCTCTTTGGAGCGAGGTTCAACAGGATCGTCAGGCTCCAACGTTGGGTGCTAGATGTGTTAGCCCAGCATGCTGCTTTTTGTGTCCTTTGGAGATTTGGTACATACCTCTATTAGACTCAAAACAATACCCCAGAACCTATTAACAGTCGGAACCTCCAACTCGGACGGAAAAAAGAATTTGAAGACGATGTCGgccttgttgaagaagctcacTCGACTCTCGTATATCTTTTTCTCACGTTCCGAGGGCGGTGATTCTTCTTTCgctttctctccttcctcctcaagaaGCTTGTACACATCGCGGCGTTTCGACTGCCGCAACTCGCTGTAGGCTTTTTGATCCTGGCGTGCGGTTTTGTTAAGCAAATACTCGTCAACCTGCACAAAGTAGTCCTTGAAGACGTCATAGTTGATCCCGCCTATACCTGAGTTTGATACACCGTCCAGACAGGTGAAGACGGCAAAGGCAGAGTTCGGCTTTGACTCTGCAGTTTTCTTGCCCTCCCGGGGAATGGTGATCCGAACTGTCTTTCTCTGACTCGAGTCATCAGGCTGCTTCGAGGCCGAAAATTGTACTTCGTCATCACACTCCTCCCGTTTGAGAGATGAGAGGCCCATAGGAGATGGCAGCGCCGGCTTGTGTCTTTGTACTGTTAGTGGCCTTCCTACAACCTGTGTCCAAGAGGGTGCAACATACCCAATCTGCATTTCGAGCAAGATTCCAGCACGAGAACGGGAAGCCAGCTTTGTGATCCACGGCCACTCATCAGGTTTGACGGGTCTTTTGTAGTAGAAGAAACTGAGAGTGCGAGGCCAAAACTCGAGGAAGTGTGCCATGAAGGACTGCAGTAGATGTATTGCAATTAGCATTCAGGGGCTCAGTCATGTTTGTCTCATGGGGTACGAATGACGTACAAACCAGCTTCCGCATTCTTCAGTCGGTAGTGCCCAGACAATATTGTTCTGATAACGAATGAAGACTCTGGCGGCGGGCTTCAGCGTTGATATCTCCTGGGCTGTCTTTGTGACCCTGTGTACATTGTTGCCGCAGAGGGCGCTAAACGGCATTCGACCACATGTCAGGAGAAGAGCTAGATAAAACCTGTTAATCGCATTCTTGACTGCTGCGTGACAAAGTATGTGACCTACAATTGTCTACCACGATACACCAGAGTTGTGCTATATGGAAGCATAGCTCAGCAGGCGCTCCTTTGAGCTGACGCACAGCCTGTTGCATATCACGGTCCTTGGTGGCTCTCGAAAACTGAGCCTGGAGCAGCGTTTGAACGGGAAAGCTGCTGGCGTTTTCGGCGGCGAGAAGGCCGGAATACTTCTCTAGAGAAAAGTACGGTAGGCAGATCCATGTGACGGTCCGGTTGGCAAAGCTTTGCTCCTTGAGACTGGGGTCAAAAGGAACAGGCATTTGGAGGAACTTTGGCTCCATATGTCGCACGTAGGAGCCGTTCGAGGTTTGTATTTGCTTGATGCCTTGACGCTTGACCCGTGCGATTAGATCGGCGACACCTTTCCGTTCGCTTTTGGTCAGGCCAAGCAAGCGTGTTGTCTGGGTCTAAGTGGAATGGCAACAAGCCAACATTAGCCAgcgaaagaagaagaaagataTGCATGGTGTGACGTACTGCAAAGTTATCAAAGTCCATGGACTTATGGGTAAAGTGAATCCACCGAAAGACAGGCTGGTGCTGTACACGTTCCCCTGGAGTTATCACCAACTGCGCACCATGCTGTCCACCTATCATTCCGTCGCCTGTGTAGCCGGACTCGAGCACTTGATACGCAGTCCCAGTTAAACTTTCAGCGGCTTCAATATCCTGCTCTGTTGTATCCAGAGAGTCGTCGTCTGACAATTTGCTCACATCTCCCAGGGGATCTTTGGAAGCACTTGGTGGCACGAAGGAGTAAGGACCTGTAGCAACCGGATTCCTCGTCGGCCCGGACTCAAATGCAGCATCAGTCTCCCACATCCCCATAAGAACCAAGTCTTCCTCATCCAGGTTCCCATCATCCCTCTCATCCTGAGTTCTTTTTCGCCTGGGCGGCCTCTTGTAGTCCCACTCAGCTTCCTCGGCACTTGAAGCAGCatctctcctcttctcaacAATGAACTCGGTTTTTCGTTGTTCCACCGGGTATTCTGGGACGCGGATATACTCAATGGATGATCGTCTAGGGTGAGCTGGTGCCAGGACAGGCGAAGTAGGTGAATACGCCGGGGAATATGTTGGCGAGGCTGGTGAGAAATCGCGTCTATCACGCTCACGAACAGGTGAAGTATACCGTGTATGTGTCACTGTGTGGTGTGTCCTACGAGTTGATGGTCGCGTGTAGTTGGTACGGCCGGCGGCTGGGCGAGAATAGgtcgaaggaggaggcggaggcggactACGTCCACGGGGTCCATGTCCAGCATATTCAGTCGAAGGCCGGGGTGGTGCTCCATAGCCATAGGAATAATACTCTCCCGGAAACTTGACATTATTGGATCTTGTTTCATCGACGTCATAAGGGTTGGTTGGGCGCCgagctgggggtggtggattgtaatgtcgaggtggaggggggggttgtgccTCGATCTTGTTGACATACATCGTTACACTGGAGAGGAGATGTTATTCGGTGACGAGAAAGTCTGTAATACATTTCTTGGTTGAACctgatggtgatgcttgGCAAGCGGTGAGCGGTGAAAGTGGTGCTGAGTGCCTGAAGCGCGTTGCTCAGCCGCAGAAACCAGTTGTGGCTGCAGGTACGGTACTGCAGCAGTGGCACAGCAACTAAAATAGACTAAGCCTTTTACGGACGTCAATGTTAGTGTCGATCCGCCATCactcaggggttcaggggttagGGTCTGCTGCTGTTCAAAATCAGAACATGTCTTAGATAGCAGTCGACTTGCACGTTTTGTAACATGTTGTTTCCCAAATCCTTCTAGAAGCCCTTTAAAAATACCAGTATGGATAGAATACAGTGTTAATATCGCCCTTGGTTGCACCCGCTGCACCATATCTCGAGCCGTCTTGGCTATGGCATATTACAGACCACGAACAAGAATACGGACCAAATATTCAGGGGTGTAACCAGATGTTGGGGACTGGCACGGGAAAAAAAAGCAGGACAGATGAAATCTGCCGATCCATTTCTCCCGGAACATAACCCGGCATGTCAGCTGAAGATCTTACAGGTTGTCAGTCAATATGTCTCCAATCGAGCTTAATATGGCTATTTGATGAAGGGAACGCCCCTCACATGTTTCCGCTCGTACAATGCCAGGCCGGTGCTCAACACAGTTTTTATAACAGACGTCAACCTTTGAGTTATAACCAAGCAGTCCAACCTTCCAATTGTACACTCTATGGCATTGTTTGACCAGTGCTGCAGTCAAAATGTGGgctcttttccttttcaaGATTCTGTCAGCAGCTGTGCTCGTAACAGCCCAGGGTCCGCCCGCTGTCGGAGGCGGGTGCACCACTAACTCCTTCAACATCCCCAGCTGGTTTATCACCGATTTCAAGGATCTGGTCGACGACGAGAGGAAGGTGGCATTTGGTATTCTAAACCGGGCAACGAACTATACTGCCCAAGCAACATGCGGCATCGATAGGAAAGGGTACAATCTCTGCTCTGTGTCTGGACAGTCAGCCCCTGGGAACGGCACAATTGAGATCAAGGCCTTGGTTGAGGGAACTGTGGCTCAGGTCTCTGTGAACCAAACCTGGAGCTGTAACGATCGAGGCACTCCGTAAGCTCCCAGTACCTACTTTGGTGTTTAGGCTTTCACTGACACAAATACATGTAGAGTCCAATTCACGGCATCAGGCCGGGCTCGTATCTCTCTTTACGATGTACCGGAACCAGAAGCCAGCTCTACATTCCCCCCACTGTTGATTCAAGGGACGCTCCACGCACCAGTCTTCATCACCCCAGACAGGGCGGCAGGCCCGCAAGGTCATGACGAAAAAGGTTGTCAAGCAGCGTCAGAGAAGCCAGAATGGAATATTACCCATATCTACTATACGGATCGGCCAGCGGATGGCAACGTCGAGTCGCCTTCCCGCACCTTCAATCTTTTATTTACAAACACGGCCAATGGGTACGAGGGTGGTTGCGTGCATGGTTCCCTTGTAGGTCCAGCTGGGGAAACGAGCCTGATCTGCGCCGGGTCCGAGTTCGGGAATCTCGGAGGGAGCAGATATGCAATCAGCACCACGGCCAGCTTCGACCCTTTTGATTTCAAGTTCACAGTCAGACAAACTTGGTTTTGTGATGACGAGAATCCATCAAAGCCGTCAGTTCAGCTTCCCTTCTTATCCATTTGCCCATCACTGACGAAGATGTCCAAAGACTCCAATTCACAGCTTCCGCGAGCACAATCCTCCCGCTCACTTGCACCACAACACCCCTCTCGGCCGGCTCTGCGATCAACGAGACAGTTTGCGACCGCAATCCCACTCTCGTCCTCGCAGGAAAAGTGGACAGCGCCACTACCCTCCCGCCCTATTCTCTGACTGAGCCAATCCTGCGGGACAATACCTGCACCATCACCTCGATCCTCGCCCCAAAATGGCAGTTCTCGGCCTTCGAGATTGTCTACACACCAGAGAAGGAAGAGTGGGAGACAATCAACTTTGAGATCATCCTGGCGACATACTCGGGGTTTCAGTACCCCATTCCAGTCACAGTTAGCAGAGCGgctggaagggaagggggttggttcgAGTGCGTCATCGGAGCCGACGGGGCGAACGATCAGCCGCTCTGGCCGTATGCCTGCTTGGTGCAATTTAATCCGGAGACGAAGGAGCTGATGCTCAAGGCAGATTGGCAGTGTAGGGAGTTGGATGGGGATCAGCCGTGAGTTTTCCCTTCCATGTTCTCTTCAGGTCTGTTTCACGGGAAGATTGTTAACAAAAACGATAGCGTGAACTTCAGCGGTTTGACAACGACAACTATCAAGAGTGACTTCAACTGCGAGACATTTCGGGATATGGAGGTCTGCGTGACTGAAGACACGGGATTTGTGTGGACGGCGGACATTGGGGGTGTTGTCTGGCGCTCCGTGCCGCAGTCTAACCCCTGACTCAAGTCGGCATTGATCTGATTATTGCTATTGGATATGAGAGCCAGGAGATCATATAAATGTACGCAACGCGAGGAATATATTGTTCCGGGAGTTCCGGCTTCCAACACAACGATGCTTCGTCTCACCGAGCCAGTCTAAAAACAGCAGCCAACACGTGCGTCGAAATGTTAAGTCGCGTTACACGACCCAAAAACCTTTTACTACCTAGCCTATGAATCCAGCACGCCCATATAAACATGCAGCTAAAGATCTCACTGTTGTCTAACCTCGCCTTTATCCAATCCCCCGTGTGGCTCAAAAGAAGTGGTTCGTTGCGTCTAAAACATGCCCCTCATGAATTTTGACACACCACTATCACCTCATCCAGCGGATATCGAGTTCGGGTCCATCGCACCCGGCGCTAAATGCCACTCATCAgacaaaaagggggttgaCATAACGACGAGTTCTTCGCCAGAGCACCACCTTGACGATGTCATCCAGCATTGCAAAGCCAACCTTTTCGCAGCCCGAACAGACCTGTCCACCTTGTTAACACGAAAGGCCGGGGCGTCACTGCAGCTACAACGACTTTACACACTCAAAGTTCGTCAACGTCAAGTGAATCTAGCTGAACAGGCATTGATGTTCCGATACTCCGTGTCTACCGAAGACTCGACACATTGGGGAAATCCAAACTCAAGCTACAGGGGCAGTATTCTCCATGATTATAGTAAGCATTCCCATAACTCCACGAGTACGGCTGGTAACGCCTAGAAATAGTTACAGCGGTCCGCGACCTGGAGTACATCCATCAACTCATCGAAACCAAATCACCAGTAGCAGACAATCTCCAACTCCACAGCAGCATGCCAGACGACCTCAAAGTCCTCAAATGCCTACTCCACACCCAGCTCGAGAACCAGCCACCAACAAATGTCACCGGCATCACCCTAATCCATCAAGACAGCCAAACACTAGGAGTCTGGACCGAAAATGCCTCCGAGCCGACATCCCCTGGTCTCCGCAAAATCTCCAGGTTTCTGAAGAAGCTGTTGCCAGGGTTCATGGGAGGTGGACTGATAATATGGCCAATGATAGTCATGGTTCTGGTTCTCGACAACGAAAAGGCAAAGGCGGGAGACGATGTGTGTGCGGCGGACAATCACATGCTTGTTATCTCTGGATTTGCGGTGTTTATATTTTCTATCTTTGTGTCGTATCACTCGAGAAAGCCGCTGGAGATTTTCTCCGCTACAGCGGCGTATGCAGCGGTTATGGTTGTTTTCTTGGGTGCGGCGCTGGGGGCTTGAGATTTGTCCCCAAGACAATATCGATAGACAACCACAGTGTTTTGGTAGAGGGGCAGTACATGGAGAAAGGCAGAGACTAGTAGACATGTAAGTTCCTCCAATACAAACTTGATATTCTCCAGTTTCTTGCACGACCATGAAATCAACCTCGTCTTATTCTAGCACTTATCTCCGGGGCCTGTAACCCTCATCCGGAAGGCAGATACATCTGATACCGGAGGCTGATTCCGAGACTCCCAGTAAGAggtttccctcctcccaaagcCCTTCCCGCTGGTATCCTTCAGTTGACGATGTTTAAAATCTTTCAGTGTTTTGTTGCAGCCGGAATCGAGGTCCTGACAGTCGCAGGGTATGCGATAGTGGTCAGTCCGTTCAGGATCTTTCTCGAATATATCCGCACTTCCATAAGCCAGTGCTTTTCTGTCGACTACCATCCCGCATCTCCGCACGGGGCGATTGAACCTCATACCCGACTCTTCATCCAGCAGCCCCACAAGATCGCTGAGGAGGTGCTGAAGACGCCGTGCCCGATGATCCGGtatcacaacaacaatatTCGTTGGATCATCTGCCCGCTCTTTTTcaatctccttttcctcttcctcacgTCTGTCTTGGGGGTTACCCTGCCGTTTCCATCCTTCGTTGGTTGAGTACAGGTACTTGAATCGGCGGTAGATGATGCTTTGGAACTCGTTCTCATAGCGTCTGAAGACCTTTTCcaacccctttccccccgcGTAGTCTTTCTGAAACTCGACCCAACGCATCGTCCGGAGACTTCCGTCGCCATCCACCACGGTCATGGACTCCTGCACCTCGAGGATATCCCTCTCTGCCCAACGCAGCCTGAGGTTTTCCCGTCCTTCATAGTGCATCGAGACGAATTCATCCTGAATCTTCCACAATAACTTCTTCAGTTGCTCCGTTCGACCACCTTGCATATGAGCAAAGAACTGTGTCGTCTTCCGGATAATGTGAACGCCAGCAAAATATTGGCCAAACAGGTAGGATGTAAATTGGCTGGGCCAGCCGTTACCGTACGCTGCGCAACGTCGTGGGCTGTAGGCCATGTCTTCCAGAATGTCGTATAACCAGTTGGCCAAGTCCCAAGACGCGATGAGAAGAGGCGTTGATGATCGGGCAAGTGCTTTTCGGTTCTTTCGCGATTCGACACGTTGCTGGTTTAATCCTGACATCCATGCTGTCGTGACGGCGCCTACCAGGGCGAGAATGCCCGTCAGGATGGCCGCGATGGTGCTTCCGTCGATGCTCATCCTGTCTCGTAAAGCAGTTTCGGGCTTAGCGTAGGtctttgggggtggtgttgaagacaAATCTTAGCAGTCCCAAGACTGAAGGACAAGTGCGGGAAGATTCGGCAAGTTTCCAAAGATGAGGTGAAGCGGTTCCCACATTCTTTTCTACAAGACCATCGCAGATCATTGCTTCTCGACCTTGCCAAAAACGCCGGGTGAAATGGACGACACTCCCAATCAGCATTCTCCAGAATATCTTATCGGAGACTTCAGCTGTGGCTTTGACGCCCCTGACGTAACGACAGATCAAATTCCCTGCGTAATCTGTCATAAGAAGGTGCAGGAGGCTAGACTCTTCTGATGCTGATCCTGCGACTGACATATGCAAAGCTTCGGAGCAGTGTGCAGCTTCTGATTCGCATATTGAGATAGCTCTGCAGCAGGCTGTGATAGTTTTTGTGGTATGGGGCGTCGTTTTGTGAgctaaggtaggtagagaATAAAACACGACAATCGGCCTGATGGAAATTAGGTACCTCGCAATTAGATTGGGCTCAAAGATCAAAAGCCACAGCGCGTAACAAGAGCTCCTAATTGGGCGTAGTAATAGTATAGTTTCACCTGGATGGTTGATACCAATGCGGGGCATTTCTCAAGTCTGGAGGGCAGTGCTTGTGATAAAAGGGGTTCGATGACCGGCTTTTAGAGTGCTAACTTGCTGCTTGACTTGGTTTTGTCCATCCGATCATCCCGATCGAGGCGTGGCATCCTTAACCTGTCTCTAGAACGCTTTATCACAATGGGCCAAGGAACGCCCGCAACCGATCCAAATCCTGACATTGAGCTCGGGCACATGCCGCCCGAATCTGAGTTCTCAAGAACCCCTGCACCAGTGCTCGACGAGTTACAGAAGGGTCAAGATGCCGCCGCCCGAGATTGCAGAACCGATCTCCTCTCGTTCAAACGTGAGCCAAGGTTCAGCAGGGATGGAGATATGCCAGTGTTTGGGCTATATAAGAGTCCAGCCATGATATTGGAACTTCGAGAGCTTTACATTCTCAAGCTTCGCCATCTTCGAATAAAGCTTGCCACAGAGGCGCTTGGGTATCGATACTCCATCTCGGAGAAGTGCCCAGATTGGGCAGACCCAGATGCTAGATACACTGACAGTAGGGCGCATGATTATCGTAGGTTCGTCAGTTCacttgaggaagaagagagacTGATATTTACGTACAGTGACAGCGGTTAGAGACATGCAATTTATCCAGGAGGCCATCGATACAAGGTCTGCTTCAAGTCGTTGGTTACGCATCCACTCTTTCACCTCGGCGGACGCCGATCTTTTGCGCACTCTGCTCAAGGATCAACAAGAACGCTTTCGCACGGTCAGTTCCCAGTCTGGCACATTGGTTGAGCAAGATCAAGGGAAATATAGCGAGGCAGTAAGCTGGAGTATAGGGCGAACAGCGACACTTTTGGGTTCAATCTACCACAGGCTCTTGCCAGGAATTGTTGGGGGAATTCTGATCTATTTTCCAATGTTTGTCATGATGCAGACTTTCGAAAAGTCGGGGGAAACGGAGAATCCAAGCGACGGGGAAAACTCCAACCAGAGTGGTTATGACAACGCCAGAAACATGCTTCAGATATCAGGGGGCGCAGTTTTAATCTTTGCCATCTTCGTGTCGTTCTTCTCAAACAAGGCTGTTGAAGTCTTTTCAGCCACATCAGCCTACGCTGCGGTGATGGTTGTGTTCTTGGGTGCTACGATAGGGGGGTAGCTTCTGGGTCAACCACATCTGCGAGCGTTTGCAAGGCTGTATCAAGCTTGTTCTCGATGGTATTAGCATTAATAGGTCGAgtgttggagaaggcgacTTGAAAAGTCGTTGACTGATAGCTTCCGTAGCTTCCATTTTCATTGATACCTAGGCGGATGAAGTACCTAAGGTACAGGAAGCTTGTTCAGGGCCTCCAGCAGTCGTGCAATACGGAGTCCAAAGCACACAAATACCTACCAACTTACCTTTTGTACCGGATGTAATCGGTCATCTAACATAGCTCAGATACCAGGTAGGCATGTAGCGGTTGATGGCTGCCCCAGGTCTATCAGATTGCTCTCATCTGTCATGCCCTCGACGggcagtcttggtgatcaTCATCCGCACCACTGATAGCAAGAATCTGCAGATTACCAACAATGTCTCCACGGAGAGAAATCCTTTCCAGACGGGACTGATTCGATAACTCTGCATCTCCCGGAGAAAAATCTCCGTTCCGATGCATTTCGACACGCCAGTTGTGCTACGTCAAGACTCATTCCTTCGGCATGGCTCCATCGCGCTAGAACAAAGCCCGAGGATCTATCACAGCCTATCGTGAACTCCTATTCGATGTCGAAGTGGGTCTTTTGGATAAACGACTCACTCGAATCGTTAGCCAGCTCCGCTGTGATGGTTAACGCGAAGATCATGTCTCCCCCCTTGCCGATGGTCCGAATGCTGACCAGAGCGTCGGGTTGCATCATGGTGTCTTGAAAGGGGCCATGAACAATTTCATGACTTGGCATTGTGTGATTTCGCATTGGATAAGGTATCGGCACCAGGGTCGGCACTCAGAATCTGCAACCTGTGATGCCGAAATCAATGATGTCGCTGTCTTAGGTGTCGATGGGTTTTTGTGGACAGCTCTTTGAAGTGCTCTGTTGCTCGTCAAAATGTTTTGGAAAGCATGACGAAGTGTGAGGTCAGGATGTATGTCAGAATTACCGATGTAGAAAATCGCAACGATGACGAAAAAAGAGCATAAAAGGGAGGACATCGTCTCTAATTACCTTGCCCGAACTCTCATTACATCccaatctcatcatcaatctCTACGAAAGCAAGAAAGACCATTCCATTCCATTTGTTTTCAGACAACCCAAAGCTCTTCCCAGCACTccatctcaacaacaacaaacatgCCCCCCAACGATTACTTCCACCAGCAAGAT contains:
- a CDS encoding hypothetical protein (EggNog:ENOG502SSG2), with product MRIRSCTLLRSFAYTYAKPETALRDRMSIDGSTIAAILTGILALVGAVTTAWMSGLNQQRVESRKNRKALARSSTPLLIASWDLANWLYDILEDMAYSPRRCAAYGNGWPSQFTSYLFGQYFAGVHIIRKTTQFFAHMQGGRTEQLKKLLWKIQDEFVSMHYEGRENLRLRWAERDILEVQESMTVVDGDGSLRTMRWVEFQKDYAGGKGLEKVFRRYENEFQSIIYRRFKYLYSTNEGWKRQGNPQDRREEEEKEIEKERADDPTNIVVVIPDHRARRLQHLLSDLVGLLDEESGMRFNRPVRRCGMVVDRKALAYGSADIFEKDPERTDHYRIPCDCQDLDSGCNKTLKDFKHRQLKDTSGKGFGRRETSYWESRNQPPVSDVSAFRMRVTGPGDKC